Part of the Falco cherrug isolate bFalChe1 chromosome 1, bFalChe1.pri, whole genome shotgun sequence genome, acctctcccctccctgttatcctgagccctgctgctgccagggacTTTGCTGTTCTGCAGGACTGCTTGAATTCAAGCTTTTGCAAAGCCAGTCTGGCTACTTGTTGAGTGTAATGCCGGGCTTGTATAGCACTAGCGGAGGCTTTTGCTGCCTCACTGCAGAATTTTTGGGAAGCTCCAGATGGCATTTTGGAACTTGGTTCCCTGAGGAACCCTTCAGCAGCGCTCCAGAAGAGACCAGAGAACCCCCTTGATAGTTTTGGAGGTGCTGACTGGGCGTTTCTTGCTGAGCTTTGTCCTTCGTGAAACACATTTCCCTCCTTGgtcaggcaggcagagcccctgTTAAATGTGATCTAAAAACTGGCACTTGTGCACATGTTTGGCAAGGCTGAAGCATTGTAAGCGAAGGTGGCTGTGGCCTTTGGCAGTGGGGttaattaaatgcttttctagTGTCTGTAAAAACTTGCATTACAATACTGTAATGATAAAGTCTAGTTTACAGAGATAACAAAACATTCTCAAAGTACTACATGAATCAAAGCAATATAatgatatttcattttaaagtggGAATCAGTTATACTTACAAACTGCTATTTTGGGGGCACTGAGAATAAAACTGTGTAATATACCATACAAAAACCATAACTAGCTGAAAATTAAGTCTGTTGCCTTTTAAGTAGTACTGGTTACCTGTTTCCAATTTTTCAGGTCAAAATGCCAGAGCCGGCTActaaattatttgtattatttggGGCTTCTTCACGTTAATTAAGCAAACgcagttttctgaaatatgaaCTGTTATGTTCTCAGGGTTTTCTCATGTATTTCATGGGTGTTGTCACAACGATAAATCTGCTTGATTCCTCAGATAATTTTGAGTATGTTATTACATATGATTAAattccagtgattttttttgttttgtttatttcctaGAATCATGCAAATCAAGCACACATGTAGAGGTGTCTCTAAACACACTTTTGTGGAAGATGTGTTTCCTTGTCAGCGTAATCCCTTCACaatggctgtttttttctcagggTTTGATGTCCACACTATCAGTATCGCTTTTGCCAGttaaaagcttcctttttcctctctttagcTTCTGACTGGCTCATGGTAAAGCATTTTGTGGTGCTCTGTCTGAAGGACTATGTAAAAACAAATTGTGTTGTATACAGGATGTTAAGAAGCTTCACAAGCAAATTCAGAGATGTTATGCAGAAAATCGCAAAGCATTCCATCCTGTGCAGGTATGTTTAAACAATCTGAGCACTGACTGTATTGCCATGTATCAAGCATATGAGAAAGGTAGCTGTGGCTTAAGTGGTGAGAActgtagtagaaaaaaaatctgcctcttTTAGTGAGAGAATTATTTCTATTGTAGTAGGTTAATTTTCAAGCCACATGTTACAAAATTCtccatatatatgaaaaaaagtgAGTGCATGCAGATGAAGAGTGCCAAATACTGGCATGCCACTAAGATACTGTGATGCCCAGTATTATCTtcaacagatggaaaaaaaaaaaagtgactgtaAGTGcatatttgtcttttaaatatgtatgaataTGGTCTTAGTACCACTTCATCTAAAGAATTATTGGTTTTAATACTAGCAACTAGAACTAGCAAataccagcaaaaaaaaccccaaaactaaacCCAGCAAATAGTTAAGGGTAGAAAGTGTGTTGTACAGAGAGGAAACAGACTGACGTGttaacatttcagtattttgtacCTCTTGTTTGTTCTTTTCGAAGTTTTATTTGACCAGCCACGGGGGACAGTTGAAGTGCAACATGAATGAAAATGACAAAGGATGGGTGAACTGGAAGGTGAATAATTGactatttctgtaaaaagagaaaaagtcgTCCTGATTATAGTTGCTAACTAGGTTGTTCGTTGTGAGGGACCTGTGCTTTTTCCATGTGGGTTTTTCTATGACGTCAGAGCAGTAGCATGTTAGAAATGGTGTGGGTCTTTGTGTTTTTAACTACTTTAACTTAAATAAGCCAAAGACTGCTTGTGTTGAATCTAGATTTGATTTTTGCTTGAAAAACTCTGCACACATCTATTTTTACCGGTGTTATTAAACAGTTTCCGTTCTCTGATAGACCAAGCAAGACTGCTTGATTTCGGCAGTTCTGACAGTCATCTGTCTTaacaatggggttttttttcttggcaaaaaaTAAGGCTCTGAAGTCATGATGTGATTCTCTTGTGTGCACCTTCACTTCAGTCATGTTGCCTCTCAACACTAAAGTGGTCTTTAGAGAAGTGGATTGTCTTATGGTCAAACTCATGTTGGCTTTCTTTGCGACTTCCTGTTAAACCAGTATTCCAGCAACTTCAGATGAAGAGCACTCTGTGTAAAGAAGAAGTTTTACTTTTAGCATGTCTTCTGCGAtagctgctttgcagaagcaTAGCATAAACCTCTCTGATCAATGAAGTAATGTTAATTAAGCATTTACTTctggtttgacttttttttaggAAGGTGGACTTGAAAATTACTTGGATCCCTAGGAGAAATATGTTAACATTTGAAAGGAATCACAAGAACTTAAGGATTCGTAAAGTTCTTTTGGGgtttcagaaaattttctgGTGATTTTTACAAGTCAGTGCTGTAGGACCTGTGAGTTACTTATGCAGAAATCGATCTGCACTGTGCTATGGCTATGCACTTAAACATGAATGAGGGGTGTGGAATGACTACATACTAttggatttatttttgctggttCCATCTCGGGTCTGTAAATCTTGCCCAGCaattaatcagaaataattGAATGTAACTTCTTTCAACTACCTTTTTTTCAGGATATCCAAATTAGAACAGAGCACTACAGTGAGCTAATAAAGAAAGAAGACCTAGTATATCTTACCTCAGATTCCCCAGATGTTCTCAGTGAGCTCGATGAGAAGAAAGCCTATGTGATTGGAGGACTGGTGGATCACAATCACCACAAGGTAAACTGTGGGGTCCGTTTCCTtacagagccttttttttttttttttttcccttgcaccTTATTTGACATTAATGCTGTTCCTGTGTGagctaacaaaaataaataacaagaaaagttattaaaaaaagacttaattcaaaaaagttttgaagaaatggggaaaaagactTGGTAGTTCTGGTAGCTATAAAGTAAAACTTGCTAGCAATAGGTTGTGTTCCAAAGTGCAGCCATGCTGAGCTTTTTAggtaggattttattttttaattttaaatctagGAATGGAATTAATAACACTGCTCAGCTTACTGAGGGTTCTACTTTCAGACAAAAGGGTTTGGTTTCTGTTCATGTActtgtgtgtctgtgcatgtgcGTGCGCTTGTATGTGCATGTGCCCAAATACAGATGAAGAACAGCGCTTGAATCCTGGATGTCTCAGTTTAATGCGTTTGCTTGTCAGGAGAACTTGGCTAAGTAACAGacatacctttggcatctggTTCCATACCTGTATGTGGGATCATGCTGTGTGGACCTGGAATGTCACAAAGACTGCAGCCAGGAAATTAAAGCactgttactgctttttcttcgAAGATACTTTTATGTAGTTTCTGGTGACATGTTTAATATTGCAATGTGATGCTGATATTTTCAATGATCCCCCAAAAAGGGATGGGTCCTAAACCTTACGAAGTGGTACCTCAGCAACTAGTCCACAGCTGAAAGTTAGGAGAGAGCTAAAGCAGATCCTTGATATAGTCATTATGGTATAAAGTGTTTGCACAGTGTTAAGaggtctttttttcccatcttggACACGGGAGTTGCcaggtttaaaaaagaaaacaacatttctttttcctttactctTCCTCTGGAAAAATACCTGGTTACTGCGATCTGAGTAACTTTGTAAGATCACCTTTAAAGCAGGCTGTGGCTGACACTTTCTAGAACTGTGGCTGCATGCACCAGTTTTGTTTATGATCCTTTTGACAGTACTCACAATGTGTCATATATTCAAAGTATCAAGTTTTACAGAGGTAGCCCTTGAAGCAGGTACTGTGTAATCAGGGTAAGTTTCTCTTTTGTAATTATCTCCTAAAGGAAGATTGTGGCCAAAACTCGTGccagaaaatgtaattgtagGAAACTGTATGGGCTGCTCTGAAACGGTGACTCTCATTCCAGTTGTTTTGGTGTCTTTCCCACAGGGAATTActtacagaaaagctgtagaGCAGGGAATTGGTCACGCGCAGCTCCCGCTTGGGAATTTTGTCAAGATGAACAGTCGGAAAGTGTTAGCTGTCAATCATGGTAagttttaaatcacaaaattatGACTTTATTCTAGAATATACTTGTGATATTCAGCATTTGAACCTTCAACATGTGCACTGTGCTGTAGATGCCTACCTCTTACTTGGTGATGTTGATAGGACTTGAATCTAGTTGCCTTTGGGATACAGTAATTGACCTGGCCTTTAACTGTTTTAGACACAATTAAATGTAAAGGATGGTGTCTTAGCCCCTTAAAAGTGCACCTCCTGTTGTGTTGACACGTCCCATGAGTAATTTTGAGAGTCATACCATCCTGGCCTTGTTTCCAGGCTTAATGTATAAGTGAGTAAAATGCTGAAACTTCCCATGTATTTTATCCCAGGGAAGGATAAACATTTGTAATGCTTTCACCTCTTTGGACAGTTTTGTTCAGCAGTAACTCCTTAGGTACCTGTAGGCTCGCCTCATTTGTTATCAGCAGTACTCCACCGACTGAGTTTTCATAGCTGTATCTGCACCTGCTTTCTTGGTTCTGATTGAAGTATACGATTGCTCACCCGAGTCTTGAATCCTACTCCGTTTAAACTTTCAGTTCTACTATTAGATTACCTTTCCCTGTCATTAAACAAAAGTGTAGGCAAAATAGAGCCTACTCAGACCTTTGTGGAAGTTTTTGGCATGGTGTCCAAGCCTGTTTTGCCCCACCTCACATTCTTTTATCTTACCTTAgtttattttaagtttattcGATTCTGTAACACATTGCTTGTtgataactttattttcttaaagtgcCGTTGGTTGATGAGGTACGTATTTGCATGCTAGTAAAGATTATTTACATGTGGAGGAGAATATAGTATTATCATCGGAATCCATGTCTTTGTTAAgattttacatttctaaaactTGATCTTTAGCCGTAGCTTTATGTAGGCAATAATAGGACTTTATGGGTTACTAATCCAAAGTTATCCCAGCTATAGCTTTGTGCTGGAGTTTTCCTGCAATAATCTTATACTGACCTCTAGTGTCAATATTTCTGAAGGCTTTCTTCTACATGTTTAAGGGCTGGATATACTGGGTCGCTTAATTGATGCTTTCATTTATCTGCTTTATGGTCTTGTGCATTTTTCTGGTGCCAGGTATTTAAATAGGCATTTGATTTCACTGCACTTTATTTGGCGAGCTTTCATTTTGCGTGAGCTTGTCTTCCCTTGCCCTTCTCAAACATTTTCAGATCACGGCTGAAAGGCTCTTAACGCGGAGACACTTCGTAAGGCAAGGATTATACTAGAGCAGTGTTTTGCTTAAGGTTTCTgggcaggaaagaaacacaacccccccaccaccaaaaGCAGAGTTGCCTTTACTAGCTGTCCCAAAGGCTGTTGTATATGGTAACCCTGATAGCTTACAAGCTGAGCCTAAAAGACAGCTTTCAGGGCAGTAAGGCATGAGTAAGGTGGAGAGAATCAAGCTGCCTCTCCAGTCTCCTGTTCTAAATTTTGTGTAGGTGAGGAGAAGGACATTTGCACCgaggtttttgtgttttgctgtgagtACATCCACCGTGCTGCTTAGTGTAACTGCACCATTGCTCGccctttctcttttgatttGGTAACTCTGGCCTCGGTGCAGCAGTGGAAGCAAGCCGAGGACGGTACGGGGCTCAGCAGAGGAGACTGCAGggcctgccctgtccctggggagctTCTTGTGACAGGTGTGAATTTGGGAAGTCCTGTAGAAGGAGAAAGTCCTTCCGAGCGGCCTTGTCAGGCTTTGAAGCGCCTTAATGAAACTGGCCGTCTGGTGGTGGGAGACTGGCGGTGTCAGTAACAGGGCAACTtgcttgttgctttttgctTATTTACTTAGAATCCTCCTCTCTTGGGATTGACTCTCCATGCATTTCCACGGGCAGTTCAGTGCCTGCATTGCCATGTTAAAAAGGCATGAGGGAGACGGGTATGTGTGAAATACTTGATGCCAGGAAACTGACACGGTGTAAGaggagacttttcttttttccttgactCGACCTGGAACTATCAAACTTGGATGATCTGAGATCCATGTAAAACACTGTGttgcaaagcacagctgcaggtgtagctgggagagtgtgtttccttctgttcaaGTTTGTATGCCAAGGCTAATGCTTTGTAACGTACGCTACAAGACGGTGTTGCTTCATTCCAGCCTGCAGTGGAGGCTGCCGGCTGTTCCCACTGCCGCCTTGTGTCCTTGCACAAGACTGTTGCTGCTATCGCAGCCCATCCAAGGAGCCTCTGTTCTCCTGTGGAAGCCACTGTGTTTCCATCAGTTCCGTTTTCACTATGCAGATAAAGGAAGTTCCAAGGCAAGGGAGAGGAAACGTGCTCCTTACACTCCTCTTGTCTCTTCAGCCGGCATTTTTGCCACAGGTGCTTTCTGCAGTAACAGCGATAGTGATACAGTCCTTGGAGAGCTCATGCCTTCACAGTACATTGCAGGTGAATAGCCTGCTTAGTGAAATGGCCAGCTCTTCAGTATCAGCgtcccagggagcagctggctgtCCCGTCAGCCTGGGTGCAGGAAGCCTCTAGTAAATGTGACAGTTTTCTGTAACTTGGCTCTCGGCGAGTATGAGGTCCATGCTGCTCCCCCATTTCTGAATGCCTGCCTAATTCTCTgtcaggcttttttcccctccagggCTCCTTTGAACCTTTCTCGTATGCTGTCGCTCGGCACTGAGGCTGCTTGTGCTGCGGGCGTTCTTTGAAGTCAGCATTCTCCGGTGGTGTCAGCACTATTCCTGTAGCCCCAAGCCAGACGAGCCACCCCTCTGTCCCACATTTGTCATCCAGGTCTGGCTTACTCGCCAGCCAGAGGGCCTCCTGCagccttgcctgctgctgccgagCCACAGTCTGTGTTGAGTGGGTTTTTGGATAGCCTGGGGTTGTTCTAGGCAAGAATCTGCCAGTGAGGTTTGTATGTAATGCTGTCTGGGGTTATTGTCACTTAGGGAAAGTTTTAGGAGCtgaaacaggaggaggaggaggaggaggaggagatggctgCTAGAGTCAGCATCCTAGAAACGGCAAGAAGGGGTCATGGAGTTGGAGACTAATAAGGATTTTTGCCACAAGCGCAGGTGGAAAAGTAAGAGGAAGACAATGACGGCAGGTTTCAGGAAGACTTTGGGCTGCGCTTATGTTAGGGAGGGGACCAAGTCCTTGTCAAGGTGCATCCACAGCAATATTCCTGTCAAACGAATGTGGGAAAGCATTAGTGCCTGTATAAAGGGCAGTGGTGAGAGCTGCAGTAGTGGGGGGCCGTTCCTCTCTGTCCCCGAGGGCAATTAATTCAAAGTGGAGCCGCTGCAGGAAAGCGCTGCGGTAGTAACTGGGGGCTCACAGTGTGCTTGGCTTTAGGCTGCGGCTGTAGCAGACTTGCCGTGTGCGCTTCTGCTTGTGCTTCACCAGATTTAGCCTGAAGATGCTGCAAGTGAATGCATGAGAAGCTCTGTAAGGATGGATGTGGGAGGTGGTGCTATCAGCAGTTCTTTTACCTCCTTGTTGAAGAGCTGGTGGTCTTTCTTGATGTTGCAGTGTTTGAGATCATCCTGGCGTACCTGGAGAAGAAAGACTGGAAGGACGCCTTCTTCAGTGTCTTGCCACAGCGGAAAGGGGCTGTTGCATTGGGAGAGGCCGATGATTCGTCCAAGCGTGctctgtctggaaaaaaagatggagacGATGACTCGGACAGCGACTAGGCTTCACAATGAGACGATGGGAAAGATGGGACACGTAGTCCGTGGGATGAAGTTTGGACGTGAAGTGGTTCTGCTCCAAAGACCATCTGCTGCCCTTGTGACACCGGATTGTCCCAATGCTCGATAGTTCCGTAGCTGGCCCAGAGCTGTTCCTGGACATGAAGGGCAAAGATAAATGTGGTTTTTTACCCTGAAGCTTCCGTATTAATagcttatttttgtaaaaaataaagtaatggcaaatgtagaatttattttgtttcccaagGAAGCGattgcattccttttttttttttaattcttttaaatgtgactttttCTACATACCAAGTTGGGCACGTTACCCAAGAGCATTAGTAGATGCTATTTGAATGGATGCcgccttctctgtttctgcccTAAGTTTTCTTGAAAGCGGTGAATGGTGACCTCACAACCTGTTCCGCTAGTGCCGTTGCCAAGTGTGCATGAACACTTGGcacaaacaagcagaaattcTAATTTTCCTGAGCTCCTCAACAGACAATCACCAGCAACCAAACTGCCTTCATCAGCTGAGCCACGCTGACTTGTATACCATGCGCAGATAGCTGGGGTCGGTAGATGAGCTACGAGCGTGGGGTTACGCCAATGCTTTAGACTTCAGCTTGAGCAGGTTGGACGTCTGCGCAAGCGCGAATCACGTGCCTTGGTTGGCACATGGTGCGCATGGAGTTGAGGCGTCACGATCGCTTTTGGTTACTTCTCGGTCCTCCTAGCAAAATTGATCACGGAGCCTCAGAACAGTACCAGGAGACAGGAGCTCTCTCTTTCAAGTCACTTACTGAGTTTCAGTAGGTCTGATTTATGACATGATCCTGCGTGCattgttttctctgtcaaaatatttttcctttacaaaaagaGGCATAGTCTCAGTTTTGGCTGGATGTTCTGGTTCCACTCATTTCTAACTGACTGAAGTGCTCTTGCAAAGGACGGAAACGGAGACCGTGGAAGCGTGGCTTCGCTTCAGGCTTGTGAGCCTGCCCCATCCCTTTCTCCTGTAGGGACTAGCCAGGTAACTGCAGCTTCTGAGCAAGTACAGCTTCCGCGCGGGTCAGCTGAAGAGCGTAAGAAGACGTCATCGTAACTGTTGTTCTGAGCTGAGCTGGAATCAGGGGGCTGACCCAGGCATGG contains:
- the TRMT10A gene encoding tRNA methyltransferase 10 homolog A isoform X2, which produces MTYLSRVKKQVGEPGQKLMSSEMPTGRPEVPMENAMSPDGPDVEGEVKSSDSPVGKQEAGSDKEECLEPVSKRQRKKLLKQKQWEEQKDLRRQKRKEKRQKRKLERQSKLDSNNEGNVRKRMRREVVPSTLRLIVDCSFDDLMVLKDVKKLHKQIQRCYAENRKAFHPVQFYLTSHGGQLKCNMNENDKGWVNWKDIQIRTEHYSELIKKEDLVYLTSDSPDVLSELDEKKAYVIGGLVDHNHHKGITYRKAVEQGIGHAQLPLGNFVKMNSRKVLAVNHVFEIILAYLEKKDWKDAFFSVLPQRKGAVALGEADDSSKRALSGKKDGDDDSDSD